One window of the Camelina sativa cultivar DH55 chromosome 1, Cs, whole genome shotgun sequence genome contains the following:
- the LOC104707255 gene encoding serine/arginine repetitive matrix protein 2-like, with the protein KAAFEATFRGVDQTTHLIEAVAPSSVVHQESDSDSDDDDESDYLSRKPIGPVDPSKSTASGAGVGGGTACVPCTFVVVTKDSDGRKVPNGGALIRVKVSPGVGVGGTDQQGVVKDVGDGSYAVTYVVPKRGNYMVNIECNGSAIMGSPFPVFFSQGSSSTGLMGSAPASYSNLINQTMPNMPNYTGSVSGAFPGLLGMVPGISSGPSGGAILPGVGASLGEVCREYLNGRCVNATMCKLNHPPQNLLMTAIAATTSMGNLSQVPMAPSAAAMAAAQAIVAAQALQAHASQMQAQAQSNKGSLGSPEKGEKGDSLKKFLQVSNLSPSLTTEQLRQLFSFCGTVVDCSITDSKNLAYIEYSNSEEATAALALNNTEVFGRPLNVEIAKSLPQKPSSNNSSSSLPMMMQQAVAMQQMQFQQAILMQQAVATQQAANRAATMKSATELAAARAAEISRKLRPDGVGNDEKEAHRKSRSPSNSPVRSRSKSKSPISYRRRRRSPSYSPPFRRPRSHRSRSPLRYHRRSTYEGRRRSYRDSREISESRRYGRSDEHHSSSIRRSRSVSPKKRKSGKEDSELSRHGRDSSSRRDKKSSRAGSRSPRRRKEENKLKRRTRSRSRSAEDTADMKDGARDEELKHHKKRSRSRSREGRSKTRDASRNSDETKQKHRGRTRSRSLENDNGSHENVDVAQNEDDLNLRPSRRRSKSLDENYDMKERRGRSRSRSRSSETKNRSVGKSKLDEDRNTGSRRRRSRSKSVEDKRSYNKETRSRDKKSKRRSGRRSRSPSTEGKKGRDIRSSPGYSDEKRSRHKRHSRSRSIEKKKSSRERRSKRHERLRSSSPGGEKRRGDRSLSPVSSEKDHKIKKRHSGSKSVKEKPHSDDEKVDDGDANSDSSPLERNSEVLLSTLDSMSSQDVEKSKENQPSSSSVEIWNANDDEKIKMEEKRMILES; encoded by the exons AAAGCAGCCTTTGAAGCTACATTCAGAGGTGTAGACCAAACCACACATTTGATTGAAGCTGTTGCACCGTCTTCCGTGGTACATCAGGAATCTGATAGTGattcggatgatgatgatgaatctgatTACTTGTCGAGGAAACCAATTGGTCCTGTGGATCCTAGCAAGTCCACAGCTTCTGGTGCTGGGGTTGGTGGTGGAACGGCTTGTGTGCCTTGTACATTTGTTGTTGTCACAAAGGATTCAGATGGAAGGAAGGTTCCTAATGGTGGAGCTTTGATTAGAGTTAAAGTGTCTcctggtgttggtgttggtggtACTGATCAACAAGGAGTGGTTAAAGATGTTGGAGATGGGAGTTATGCTGTTACTTATGTTGTGCCTAAGAGAGGAAACTATATGGTTAATATTGAATGCAATGGGAGTGCCATCATGGGAAGTCCCTTTCCTGTCTTCTTTAGCCAAG GGTCTTCTTCCACTGGACTGATGGGTTCTGCTCCAGCTTCATACTCGAATCTTATAAATCAAACCATGCCAAACATGCCAAATTACACAGGTTCTGTTTCGGGTGCTTTCCCGGGGTTGTTGGGAATGGTTCCAGGCATTTCCTCTGGTCCTTCAGGTGGTGCTATTTTGCCTGGAGTTGGAGCTTCCCTTGGGGAAGTCTGTCGGGAGTATCTTAATGGTAGATGTGTGAACGCTACTATGTGCAAGTTAAACCACCCTCCTCAGAATTTGCTGATGACTGCTATAGCTGCAACGACAAGTATGGGTAACCTAAGTCAGGTGCCTATGGCTCCTTCTGCTGCAGCAATGGCTGCTGCGCAGGCCATTGTTGCCGCACAAGCCCTTCAAGCTCATGCTTCTCAGATGCAAGCACAGGCTCAATCAAACAAGGGATCTTTAG GTTCTccagaaaaaggagagaagggGGATTCATTGAAGAAATTTCTCCAAGTTAGCAACCTAAGTCCATCGCTTACAACTGAACAACTTAGGCAGCTATTTAGCTTCTGTGGCACAGTAGTTGACTGTAGTATAACTGATTCAAAGAACCTTGCCTACATAGAATACTCAAATTCGGAAGAAGCAACAGCTGCTTTGGCATTAAACAATACGGAAGTCTTTGGTAGACCATTGAATGTTGAGATTGCAAAATCACTTCCTCAGAAACCATCTTCAAATAATTCTTCGTCCTCACTACCAATGATGATGCAACAGGCCGTCGCGATGCAGCAGATGCAATTCCAACAGGCTATACTAATGCAACAAGCCGTGGCCACTCAGCAGGCAGCAAATAGAGCTGCCACCATGAAGTCTGCCACCGAGCTTGCAGCAGCTAGAGCTGCAGAGATAAGTAGGAAACTGAGACCTGATGGAGTTggaaatgatgaaaaagaagCTCATCGTAAGTCTAG GTCACCATCTAACTCTCCTGTGAGGTCGAGATCGAAGTCAAAGTCACCAATTAGTTACAGGCGAAGGCGGAGATCTCCGTCCTATTCACCACCTTTTCGTCGCCCAAGAAGCCATAGATCGAGATCACCATTAAGATATCACCGGCGATCAACTTATGAGGGGAGAAGGCGGTCATATAGAGATTCTAGGGAAATTTCTGAAAGTAGGAGATACGGTAGATCAGATGAACACCATTCTTCCAGTATAAGGAGAAGTAGGAGTGTAAGtcccaaaaagagaaaatctgGAAAAGAAGATTCAGAGCTGTCAAGACATGGACGCGATAGCTCATCACGTAGAGATAAGAAATCATCTCGTGCTGGTTCACGATCACCGAGGCGACGtaaggaagaaaacaaactaaaacgtAGAACACGTTCAAGATCTAGATCAGCGGAAGATACTGCAGATATGAAGGATGGGGCTAGAGATGAAGAATTGAAACATCACAAAAAGCGGTCGAGGTCAAGATCTCGTGAAGGTAGGAGTAAAACCAGAGACGCATCTCGAAATTCTGATGAAACTAAACAGAAACACAGAGGGAGGACTAGGTCCAGATCATTGGAAAACGACAATGGTTCTCATGAGAATGTTGATGTTGCTCAAAACGAGGATGATCTGAATCTCCGTCCCAGTAGGCGCAGGTCAAAATCTTTAGATGAGAACTATGATATGAAAGAGAGGAGGGGAAGGTCCAGGTCCAGGTCTAGATCATCGGAAACGAAAAACAGGTCTGTTGGGAAAAGTAAGCTGGATGAAGACAGAAACACAGGATCACGTCGAAGGAGGTCCAGGTCGAAATCAGTCGAAGATAAGCGAAGTTATAACAAGGAGACTCGGAGCAGGGACAAAAAGTCCAAGCGTCGGAGTGGAAGACGGTCGAGGTCACCATCAACTGAGGGTAAGAAAGGGAGAGATATTAGGTCATCCCCGGGATATTCTGATGAAAAAAGATCAAGACATAAGCGGCACTCCAGGTCAAGAtcaatagagaagaagaagagttcaaGAGAAAGAAGGTCAAAACGTCATGAAAGATTGCGGTCATCATCTCCTGGAGGTGAAAAAAGACGGGGCGATAGATCATTATCTCCTGTTAGTTCAGAAAAAGATCATAAGATCAAGAAAAGGCACTCAGGATCAAAATCTGTGAAAGAGAAACCCCACTCAGATGATGAGAAAGTTGACGATGGAGATGCAAATTCAG ATTCTAGTCCGCTGGAAAGGAACAGTGAAGTTCTTTTATCGACACTGGATTCGATGTCATCTCAG GATGTGGAGAAGTCAAAAGAGAATCAACCATCTAGCAGCTCAGTGGAAATATGGAATGCGAATGATGACGAGAAGATTAAG ATGGAGGAGAAAAGGATGATTCTGGAGTCATAG
- the LOC104788936 gene encoding uncharacterized protein LOC104788936 — MASDRGSAAAAGKPYWMKHAEDAKIKDEGEKDAAAKAAFEATFRGVDQTTHLIEAVAPSSVVHQESDSDSDDDDESDYLSRKPIGPVDPSKSTASGAGVGGGTACVPCTFVVVTKDSDGRKVPNGGALIRVKVSPGVGVGGTDQQGVVKDVGDGSYAVTYVVPKRGNYMVNIECNGSAIMGSPFPVFFSQGSSSTGLMGSAPASYSNLINQTMPNMPNYTGSVSGAFPGLLGMVPGISSGPSGGAILPGVGASLGEVCREYLNGRCVNTTMCKLNHPPQNLLMTAIAATTSMGNLSQVPMAPSAAAMAAAQAIVAAQALQAHASQMQAQAQSNKGSLGSPEKGEKGDSLKKFLQVSNLSPSLTTEQLRQLFSFCGTVVDCSITDSKNLAYIEYSNSEEATAALALNNTEVFGRPLNVEIAKSLPQKPSSNNSSSSLPMMMQQAVAMQQMQFQQAILMQQAVATQQAANRAATMKSATELAAARAAEISRKLRPDGVGNDEKEAHRKSRSPSNSPVRSRSKSKSPI; from the exons atggCTTCAGATCGTGGTTCAGCCGCTGCTGCTGGTAAGCCCTATTGGATGAAACATGCGGAAGATGCGAAAATCAAAGACGAAGGTGAGAAAGACGCTGCGGCGAAAGCAGCCTTTGAAGCTACATTCAGAGGTGTAGACCAAACCACACATTTGATTGAAGCTGTTGCACCGTCTTCCGTGGTACATCAGGAATCTGATAGTGattcggatgatgatgatgaatctgatTACTTGTCGAGGAAACCAATTGGTCCTGTGGATCCTAGCAAGTCCACAGCTTCTGGTGCTGGGGTTGGTGGTGGAACGGCTTGTGTGCCTTGTACATTTGTTGTTGTCACAAAGGATTCAGATGGAAGGAAGGTTCCTAATGGTGGAGCTTTGATTAGAGTTAAAGTGTCTcctggtgttggtgttggtggtACTGATCAACAAGGAGTGGTTAAAGATGTTGGAGATGGGAGTTATGCTGTTACTTATGTTGTGCCTAAGAGAGGAAACTATATGGTTAATATTGAATGCAATGGGAGTGCCATCATGGGAAGTCCCTTTCCTGTCTTCTTTAGCCAAG GGTCTTCTTCCACTGGACTGATGGGTTCTGCTCCAGCTTCATACTCGAATCTTATAAATCAAACCATGCCAAACATGCCAAATTACACAGGTTCTGTTTCGGGTGCTTTCCCGGGGTTGTTGGGAATGGTTCCAGGCATTTCCTCTGGTCCTTCAGGTGGTGCTATTTTGCCTGGAGTTGGAGCTTCCCTTGGGGAAGTCTGTCGGGAATATCTTAATGGTAGATGTGTGAACACTACTATGTGCAAGTTAAACCACCCTCCTCAGAATTTGCTGATGACTGCTATAGCTGCAACGACAAGTATGGGTAACCTAAGTCAGGTGCCTATGGCTCCTTCTGCTGCAGCAATGGCTGCTGCGCAGGCCATTGTTGCCGCACAAGCCCTTCAAGCTCATGCTTCTCAGATGCAAGCACAGGCTCAATCAAACAAGGGATCTTTAG GTTCTccagaaaaaggagagaagggGGATTCATTGAAGAAATTTCTCCAAGTTAGCAACCTAAGTCCATCGCTTACAACTGAACAACTTAGGCAGCTATTTAGCTTCTGTGGCACAGTAGTTGACTGTAGTATAACTGATTCAAAGAACCTTGCCTACATAGAATACTCAAATTCGGAAGAAGCAACAGCTGCTTTGGCATTAAACAATACGGAAGTCTTTGGTAGACCATTGAATGTTGAGATTGCAAAATCACTTCCTCAGAAACCATCTTCAAATAATTCTTCGTCCTCACTACCAATGATGATGCAACAGGCCGTCGCGATGCAGCAGATGCAATTCCAACAGGCTATACTAATGCAACAAGCCGTGGCCACTCAGCAGGCAGCAAATAGAGCTGCCACCATGAAGTCTGCCACCGAGCTTGCAGCAGCTAGAGCTGCAGAGATAAGTAGGAAACTGAGACCTGATGGAGTTggaaatgatgaaaaagaagCTCATCGTAAGTCTAG GTCACCATCTAACTCTCCTGTGAGGTCGAGATCGAAGTCAAAGTCACCAATT
- the LOC104788945 gene encoding uncharacterized protein LOC104788945 isoform X2 — MEEDTHDGSLDLQAIRSRVNELEFIHRNCRDEPGESDSETLVQDFVLQFQNVNEIFEDYGHVDLLDVEDSDAYLEYLRKELHSVEAESAKVSEEIERLSRSHAEDSSRLERDLEGLLLSLDSMSSQDVDKSKENPPSSSSMEVCEVNDDDKFKIFELENQMEEKKMILKSLEDLDSIRKRFDAAEQVEDALTGLKVLEFDGNFIRLQLRTYIPELDGLPGQHKFEHTTEPSELIHELLIYLKDKTTEITKLEMIPNDIYIGDIIKAADSFRQVRLHSAVLDTRSSVQWVVAKVQDRIISTTLRKYIVTSSKTIRRTFEYYDKDETIVAYIAGGIDAFLKVSDGWPMLNTPLKLASLKSSDNQSKGISLSLICKVEELANSLDLQTRQNLSGFMDAIEKILVQQTREELQSNESSQK, encoded by the exons ATGGAAGAAGATACCCACGACGGATCTCTCGATCTCCAAGCGATTcgcag CCGCGTGAATGAGCTCGAGTTCATTCACCGTAACTGCAGAGACGAACCTGGAGAATCCGATTCCGAGACTCTGGTCCAAGATTTTGTTCTTCAGTTTCAA AACGTGAATGAGATTTTTGAAGATTACGGCCATGTTGATTTATTGGATGTTGAAGATTCAG ATGCTTACTTGGAGTATTTGAGAAAGGAGCTTCATTCTGTGGAGGCTGAAAGTGCCAAAGTTTCTGAAGAGATTGAACGTCTTTCTAGGTCTCATGCTGAAg ATTCTAGTAGGCTGGAAAGGGATCTTGAAGGTCTTTTATTGTCTCTGGATTCTATGTCATCACAG GATGTGGACAAGTCAAAAGAGAATCCACCATCTAGCAGCTCAATGGAAGTATGTGAAGTGAATGATGATGACAAGTTTAAG ATCTTTGAACTCGAAAATCAGATGGAGGAGAAAAAGATGATTCTTAAGTCATTGGAAGATCTGGATTCTATACGTAAAAG GTTTGATGCTGCAGAACAAGTTGAGGACGCATTGACAGGCTTGAAGGTGCTCGAGTTTGATGGAAACTTTATTAGGCTCCAACTGCGAACATATATTCCAGAACTAGACGGCTTGCCTGGACAGCACAAATTTGAACACACTACTGAGCCATCTGAATTGATACATGAATTGCTAATATACCTGAAGGATAAAACTACAGAGATAACAAAATTGGAG ATGAttccaaatgatatatacataggAGACATCATCAAGGCTGCTGATTCTTTCAG GCAGGTAAGGTTACACTCTGCAGTGCTAGACACAAGATCTTCAGTCCAGTGGGTTGTCGCCAAAGTGCAAGATAGAATTATTTCAACCACTTTGAGAAAATATATTGTGACGAGTTCGAAAACAATCAG GCGCACCTTCGAATACTACGACAAAGATGAAACAATAGTGGCTTATATAGCTGGAGGTATTGATGCATTTTTAAAGGTCTCTGATGGTTGGCCAATGCTGAATACCCCATTGAAGCTTGCTTCTCTCAAGAGCTCGGACAATCAGTCAAAGGGAATTTCTCTGAGCCTCATCTGCAAAGTTGAG GAACTAGCGAATTCGTTGGATTTACAGACCCGGCAAAACTTATCAGGCTTCATGGATGCTATTGAGAAAATACTTGTGCAACAAACCCGTGAAGAACTCCAGTCCAATGAATCCTCCCAAAAGTGA
- the LOC104788945 gene encoding uncharacterized protein LOC104788945 isoform X1, protein MEEDTHDGSLDLQAIRSRVNELEFIHRNCRDEPGESDSETLVQDFVLQFQKNVNEIFEDYGHVDLLDVEDSDAYLEYLRKELHSVEAESAKVSEEIERLSRSHAEDSSRLERDLEGLLLSLDSMSSQDVDKSKENPPSSSSMEVCEVNDDDKFKIFELENQMEEKKMILKSLEDLDSIRKRFDAAEQVEDALTGLKVLEFDGNFIRLQLRTYIPELDGLPGQHKFEHTTEPSELIHELLIYLKDKTTEITKLEMIPNDIYIGDIIKAADSFRQVRLHSAVLDTRSSVQWVVAKVQDRIISTTLRKYIVTSSKTIRRTFEYYDKDETIVAYIAGGIDAFLKVSDGWPMLNTPLKLASLKSSDNQSKGISLSLICKVEELANSLDLQTRQNLSGFMDAIEKILVQQTREELQSNESSQK, encoded by the exons ATGGAAGAAGATACCCACGACGGATCTCTCGATCTCCAAGCGATTcgcag CCGCGTGAATGAGCTCGAGTTCATTCACCGTAACTGCAGAGACGAACCTGGAGAATCCGATTCCGAGACTCTGGTCCAAGATTTTGTTCTTCAGTTTCAA AAGAACGTGAATGAGATTTTTGAAGATTACGGCCATGTTGATTTATTGGATGTTGAAGATTCAG ATGCTTACTTGGAGTATTTGAGAAAGGAGCTTCATTCTGTGGAGGCTGAAAGTGCCAAAGTTTCTGAAGAGATTGAACGTCTTTCTAGGTCTCATGCTGAAg ATTCTAGTAGGCTGGAAAGGGATCTTGAAGGTCTTTTATTGTCTCTGGATTCTATGTCATCACAG GATGTGGACAAGTCAAAAGAGAATCCACCATCTAGCAGCTCAATGGAAGTATGTGAAGTGAATGATGATGACAAGTTTAAG ATCTTTGAACTCGAAAATCAGATGGAGGAGAAAAAGATGATTCTTAAGTCATTGGAAGATCTGGATTCTATACGTAAAAG GTTTGATGCTGCAGAACAAGTTGAGGACGCATTGACAGGCTTGAAGGTGCTCGAGTTTGATGGAAACTTTATTAGGCTCCAACTGCGAACATATATTCCAGAACTAGACGGCTTGCCTGGACAGCACAAATTTGAACACACTACTGAGCCATCTGAATTGATACATGAATTGCTAATATACCTGAAGGATAAAACTACAGAGATAACAAAATTGGAG ATGAttccaaatgatatatacataggAGACATCATCAAGGCTGCTGATTCTTTCAG GCAGGTAAGGTTACACTCTGCAGTGCTAGACACAAGATCTTCAGTCCAGTGGGTTGTCGCCAAAGTGCAAGATAGAATTATTTCAACCACTTTGAGAAAATATATTGTGACGAGTTCGAAAACAATCAG GCGCACCTTCGAATACTACGACAAAGATGAAACAATAGTGGCTTATATAGCTGGAGGTATTGATGCATTTTTAAAGGTCTCTGATGGTTGGCCAATGCTGAATACCCCATTGAAGCTTGCTTCTCTCAAGAGCTCGGACAATCAGTCAAAGGGAATTTCTCTGAGCCTCATCTGCAAAGTTGAG GAACTAGCGAATTCGTTGGATTTACAGACCCGGCAAAACTTATCAGGCTTCATGGATGCTATTGAGAAAATACTTGTGCAACAAACCCGTGAAGAACTCCAGTCCAATGAATCCTCCCAAAAGTGA